A genomic stretch from Sandaracinaceae bacterium includes:
- a CDS encoding response regulator transcription factor, with protein MSDRSNATVFVADDFPAIRRGVKQILSELNDLRVVGEAGTGAETLAGVSESSPDVVLLDLSMPDVRGFELVRDLARQHPRVAVLVFTMREVEEVGVGCLRAGAKGFLTKTASANEIVEAMRTVASGQRYMPPELVELLVRGVPVEEDDKPHETLSEREREVLERIVGGQKASEIARSLGISAKTVQTYRARIMDKLSVKTTVDLVLYAVDHGLVPARERQAS; from the coding sequence ATGTCGGATCGGAGCAATGCCACTGTCTTCGTGGCGGACGATTTCCCAGCGATACGCAGGGGGGTCAAACAAATCCTGAGCGAGCTGAATGACCTACGCGTCGTCGGCGAAGCGGGTACGGGCGCCGAGACCCTGGCGGGGGTCTCCGAGTCGTCACCCGACGTCGTCCTGCTCGACCTGAGCATGCCGGACGTACGGGGCTTCGAGCTCGTGCGGGACCTCGCGCGGCAGCACCCCCGGGTGGCCGTGCTCGTGTTCACCATGCGCGAGGTCGAGGAGGTCGGTGTGGGCTGCCTGAGGGCGGGCGCGAAGGGCTTCCTGACCAAGACCGCGTCCGCGAACGAGATCGTGGAGGCGATGCGCACCGTGGCGAGCGGTCAGCGCTACATGCCTCCCGAGCTGGTGGAGCTGCTGGTCCGCGGGGTGCCCGTCGAGGAAGACGACAAGCCGCACGAGACGCTCTCCGAGCGGGAGCGCGAGGTGCTCGAGCGCATCGTCGGGGGGCAGAAGGCGTCCGAGATCGCGCGCTCGCTGGGGATCAGCGCCAAGACGGTGCAGACCTACCGGGCGCGCATCATGGACAAGCTCAGTGTCAAGACGACGGTCGACCTCGTGCTCTACGCGGTGGACCACGGGCTCGTCCCGGCGCGCGAGCGTCAGGCCAGCTGA
- a CDS encoding sigma 54-interacting transcriptional regulator has protein sequence MRGTRPPMGDARLQIRVKGLEPLERRLDRALLSIGSAPNADVRLASVAPQWAIVRVRDDGVEIRRVGVPGATRLAPGESVTLGEVELRLEAPGAVEEDVGLPVEALAESLSGAEAPEEALALLVDGLIAATGAETGAIILRKEAGYEVVAARRADGRPLAEAAELLSDTLVTDVLEGTSSTLRLQDLGAHARYGSVASVVALRLSSVLCVPMRLGPRVLGAIYLGHHEPRRGFSDAQARDLRVLASMALPLLAQLRRPRVAPSALDAVVGESAVMDAVRDLVERVAPSDLSVLLLGETGTGKEVVARAIHGASLRAAAPMVALNCASVPESLLAVELFGCKKGAFTGATTDRVGRVEAAHGSTLFLDEVGDMPMPMQVALLRVLEERAVTRVGENEARPVDFRLVAATSKDLDAEVAAGRFRKDLLYRLRELAIVLPPLRDRDGDVLLLAQLFLRQAEAQLGLRPRTLSAATQRALERHPFEGNVRELRAVMRRASILCDGGAIAPEHLQLGPQPGPQLGPPDEAGEASPEELFPSDAPLAEARDAFVTRYVQAALDRHDGNREAAAAALGISVRSLYRYLNG, from the coding sequence ATGCGCGGTACACGACCCCCGATGGGCGACGCGCGGCTGCAGATCCGGGTCAAGGGGCTCGAGCCCCTCGAGCGGCGCCTGGATCGCGCGCTGCTCTCGATCGGCTCGGCGCCCAACGCGGACGTCCGCCTCGCCAGCGTGGCCCCGCAGTGGGCCATCGTCCGGGTGCGCGACGACGGGGTGGAGATCCGCCGCGTCGGCGTGCCGGGCGCCACGCGGCTCGCGCCCGGAGAGTCCGTCACGCTCGGCGAGGTCGAGCTGCGCCTCGAGGCGCCGGGGGCCGTCGAAGAAGACGTCGGGCTCCCGGTCGAGGCGCTGGCCGAGTCGCTCTCTGGCGCCGAGGCGCCCGAGGAGGCGCTCGCGCTCCTGGTGGACGGCCTCATCGCGGCGACGGGCGCGGAGACGGGCGCGATCATCCTGCGCAAGGAGGCCGGGTACGAGGTCGTCGCCGCGCGCCGGGCCGACGGGCGGCCGCTCGCGGAGGCGGCCGAGCTGCTGAGCGACACGCTCGTCACCGACGTGCTCGAGGGGACGTCGAGCACCCTGCGCCTCCAGGACCTCGGCGCGCACGCGCGGTATGGATCGGTGGCGTCGGTCGTCGCGCTCCGGCTGAGCAGCGTGCTCTGCGTCCCGATGCGGCTCGGCCCGCGCGTGCTCGGCGCGATCTACCTGGGCCACCACGAGCCCCGGCGGGGCTTCTCCGACGCGCAGGCGCGCGACCTCCGCGTGCTGGCCTCGATGGCGCTCCCGCTCCTGGCGCAGCTCCGCCGCCCACGCGTCGCGCCCTCGGCCCTCGACGCGGTCGTCGGGGAGTCGGCGGTGATGGACGCGGTGCGAGACCTCGTCGAGCGCGTGGCGCCGAGCGACCTGAGCGTGCTGCTGCTCGGCGAGACGGGGACGGGCAAGGAGGTGGTCGCGCGCGCGATTCACGGGGCGAGCCTGCGCGCGGCCGCGCCGATGGTGGCGCTCAACTGCGCGTCGGTGCCCGAGAGCCTGCTCGCGGTGGAGCTGTTCGGCTGCAAGAAGGGCGCGTTCACGGGCGCGACGACGGACCGGGTGGGGCGCGTCGAGGCGGCCCACGGCTCGACGCTCTTCCTCGACGAGGTCGGGGACATGCCGATGCCGATGCAGGTCGCGCTGCTGCGGGTGCTCGAGGAGAGGGCCGTGACGCGCGTCGGGGAGAACGAGGCGCGGCCGGTCGACTTCCGGCTCGTCGCGGCCACGAGCAAGGACCTCGACGCGGAGGTCGCGGCGGGGCGCTTCCGCAAGGACCTGCTCTACCGCCTCCGAGAGCTCGCGATCGTGCTGCCGCCGCTCCGCGATCGAGACGGGGACGTGCTGCTGCTGGCGCAGCTCTTCCTGCGCCAGGCGGAGGCCCAGCTCGGGCTCCGGCCGCGCACGCTGTCGGCGGCGACGCAGCGCGCGCTCGAGCGGCACCCGTTCGAGGGCAACGTGCGCGAGCTGCGGGCGGTGATGCGGCGCGCGTCGATCCTGTGTGACGGCGGCGCGATCGCGCCCGAGCACCTGCAGCTCGGTCCGCAGCCCGGTCCGCAGCTCGGTCCGCCGGACGAGGCTGGTGAAGCCTCGCCCGAGGAGCTGTTCCCGTCGGACGCGCCGCTCGCCGAGGCGCGCGACGCGTTCGTCACGCGCTACGTGCAGGCGGCGCTCGACCGACACGACGGCAACCGAGAGGCCGCCGCGGCGGCCCTCGGGATCAGCGTGCGCAGCCTCTACCGATACCTGAACGGCTGA
- a CDS encoding ATP-binding protein, with protein MLDEKYQDFLGLVAGQLANLLSNARAAEEERKRAEALAELDLAKTTFFANVSHEFRTPLTLMLSPLEDMLATAERDLPAEAHALLEVVHRNGQRLLKLVNTLLDFSRIEAGRVQAAYEETDLGALTAELASVFRAAVEKAGLRLEVDCPPLDAPLYVDREMWEKVVLNLVSNAFKYTLSGSIRVSTSLEDDHAVLRVSDTGTGIPEEELPKLFQRFHRVRGAEGRTHEGSGIGLALVQELVRLHGGEVHVESELGAGSTFSVRVPIGAAHLPAEHVGRARTQVSTALGATPFVEEALRWLPEPPTDPAVTVREATAPTRAAAERHRGCVLLADDNADMRDYVARLLSPFHDVITAADGQTALRMIHERHPDLVLSDIMMPRLDGLGLVRALRADPELASTPVILLSARAGEEARVEGIEAGADDYLVKPFSARELIARVSGSLALARARAEAMTALAESEARFRNLADNAPVMVWVTEPDGTCSFLSQSWYELTGQTPETGLGLGWLDATHPEDRDRAAEVFLRANERREPFRLEYRLRRRDGEYRWAIDAAAPRISDQGEFLGYIGSVIDITDRKGVEVALAEADQRKDEFLATLAHELRNPLAPIRSGIEILEMATGDDPAIARPLSIMERQLDQLVRLVDDLLDISRISRGKIELRRARVDLRHALDSALEATRDLIARSGHSLAVERPDVPVWVDGDAARLAQVFSNLLTNAATYTDRGGHIAIRLRAGDGEALVQVQDDGLGLAPGERERAFEMFGQLHGTERSRSGLGIGLSLVKSLVELHEGQVSAESPGLGHGSTFSVRLRLADPPRTADGPVSEPSLTDGFDVLVVDDNEDAAVSLAMLLERMGHQVRVAHGGAAGVQLAAQTTPQVVFLDLGMPEVDGFEACRRMRALAGDSPFIVALTGWAESQLDRSPSAEGFDAHVVKPMTRRKLQQLLRGLSV; from the coding sequence ATGCTCGACGAGAAGTACCAGGACTTCCTCGGCCTCGTGGCGGGCCAGCTCGCCAACCTCTTGTCGAACGCGCGCGCCGCGGAGGAGGAGCGCAAGCGGGCGGAGGCGCTCGCGGAGCTCGACCTCGCCAAGACCACGTTCTTTGCCAATGTCAGCCACGAGTTCCGGACGCCACTCACCCTGATGCTCTCGCCGCTCGAGGACATGCTCGCCACCGCGGAGCGCGACCTCCCCGCCGAGGCCCACGCGCTGCTCGAGGTCGTCCACCGGAACGGCCAGCGCCTCCTGAAGCTGGTCAACACGTTGCTCGACTTCTCGCGCATCGAGGCCGGGCGTGTGCAGGCCGCCTACGAAGAGACCGACCTCGGCGCGCTCACGGCCGAGCTCGCCAGCGTGTTCCGCGCCGCGGTCGAGAAGGCGGGCTTGCGCCTGGAGGTCGACTGCCCGCCGCTCGACGCGCCCCTCTACGTCGACCGGGAGATGTGGGAGAAGGTCGTCCTCAACCTCGTCTCGAACGCCTTCAAGTACACCCTCTCCGGCTCGATCCGCGTCTCGACCAGCCTCGAAGACGACCACGCCGTGTTGCGGGTCTCCGACACCGGGACGGGCATCCCCGAAGAAGAGCTGCCCAAGCTCTTTCAACGCTTCCACCGCGTGCGGGGCGCGGAGGGGCGCACGCACGAGGGCTCGGGCATCGGGCTGGCGCTGGTGCAGGAGCTCGTCCGGCTGCACGGCGGCGAGGTCCACGTCGAGAGCGAGCTCGGCGCGGGCAGCACCTTCAGCGTGCGCGTCCCCATCGGCGCCGCGCACCTGCCGGCGGAGCACGTCGGGCGGGCGCGGACGCAGGTCTCGACCGCGCTCGGCGCCACTCCCTTCGTGGAGGAGGCCCTGCGGTGGCTCCCCGAGCCGCCCACCGACCCGGCCGTCACCGTGCGCGAGGCCACCGCGCCCACCCGGGCCGCCGCGGAGAGGCACCGCGGCTGCGTTCTGCTCGCCGACGACAACGCCGACATGCGGGACTACGTGGCGCGGCTCCTCTCGCCCTTCCACGACGTGATCACCGCGGCCGACGGGCAGACCGCGCTTCGGATGATCCACGAGCGGCACCCCGACCTCGTGCTCAGCGACATCATGATGCCGCGGCTCGACGGCCTCGGGCTCGTGCGGGCGCTCCGGGCCGACCCCGAGCTCGCCTCGACGCCCGTGATCCTGCTGTCGGCGCGCGCCGGCGAGGAGGCGCGCGTCGAGGGCATCGAGGCGGGCGCGGACGACTACCTGGTCAAGCCGTTCAGCGCGCGTGAGCTGATCGCGCGGGTGAGCGGGAGCCTGGCCCTGGCGCGCGCGCGGGCCGAGGCGATGACCGCCCTCGCGGAGAGCGAGGCGCGCTTCCGCAACCTCGCCGACAACGCCCCGGTCATGGTGTGGGTCACCGAGCCGGACGGCACGTGCTCGTTCCTGAGCCAGTCCTGGTACGAGCTGACCGGGCAGACTCCGGAGACGGGGCTCGGCCTCGGCTGGCTCGACGCCACGCACCCCGAGGATCGCGACCGCGCGGCCGAGGTCTTCCTCCGCGCGAACGAGCGCCGCGAGCCGTTCCGCCTCGAGTACCGGCTGCGCCGCCGCGACGGCGAGTACCGCTGGGCGATCGACGCCGCGGCGCCGCGCATCTCCGACCAGGGGGAGTTCCTGGGCTACATCGGCAGCGTCATCGACATCACCGACCGCAAGGGGGTGGAGGTCGCGCTCGCGGAGGCGGACCAGCGTAAGGACGAGTTCCTCGCCACCCTCGCGCACGAGCTGCGCAACCCGCTCGCGCCCATCCGCAGCGGCATCGAGATCCTCGAGATGGCGACCGGCGACGACCCGGCGATCGCGCGCCCCCTGTCGATCATGGAGCGGCAGCTCGACCAGCTCGTCCGGCTCGTCGACGACCTGCTCGACATCAGCCGGATCAGCCGCGGCAAGATCGAGCTCCGCCGCGCGCGCGTGGATCTGCGCCACGCGCTCGACAGCGCGCTCGAGGCCACGCGCGACCTCATCGCGCGCTCCGGCCACTCCCTCGCCGTGGAGCGCCCGGATGTGCCGGTGTGGGTCGACGGCGACGCGGCGCGGCTCGCCCAGGTCTTCTCGAACCTGCTCACCAACGCCGCCACCTACACCGACCGCGGCGGGCACATCGCCATCCGGTTGCGCGCCGGCGACGGCGAGGCGCTGGTGCAGGTGCAGGACGACGGCCTCGGCCTCGCGCCGGGCGAGCGGGAGCGGGCGTTCGAGATGTTCGGGCAGCTGCACGGCACCGAGCGCTCCCGGAGCGGCCTCGGGATCGGCCTCAGCCTCGTCAAGAGCCTGGTCGAGCTGCACGAGGGCCAGGTCTCGGCCGAGAGCCCGGGCCTGGGGCACGGCAGCACGTTCTCGGTCCGGCTCCGGCTGGCCGATCCACCCCGGACGGCCGACGGCCCGGTGAGCGAGCCGTCGCTCACCGATGGCTTCGACGTGCTCGTGGTCGACGACAACGAGGACGCGGCGGTGAGCCTCGCGATGCTGCTCGAGCGCATGGGACACCAGGTCCGCGTCGCGCACGGAGGCGCGGCGGGCGTGCAGCTCGCGGCGCAGACCACGCCGCAGGTCGTCTTCCTGGACCTCGGCATGCCCGAGGTCGACGGCTTCGAGGCCTGTCGCCGCATGCGCGCGCTGGCCGGCGACTCGCCGTTCATCGTGGCCCTGACGGGCTGGGCCGAGTCTCAGCTCGATCGCAGCCCGAGCGCCGAGGGCTTCGACGCGCACGTGGTCAAGCCCATGACCCGCCGAAAGCTCCAGCAGCTCCTGCGCGGGCTGAGTGTGTGA
- a CDS encoding PAS domain-containing protein, with protein sequence MSDGGEAVGTDFLAGGGAAGELVRGTDWARTALGPAADWPQSLRTAVSLLINSRYPMFVFWGPQAVQIYNDSYAPILGDRHPWAMGRPAREIWSEIWDTIGPMVERVVEHGDSTWSDDLLLIMERNGFPEETYFTFSYSPIRDESGGIGGVFCACSETTEKVLGERRLHTLHDLATAPANARTVLDACRLAAEALAHDDADIPFSLIYLTHPDDGLRLAAWSGVAPDRPFSPSVTDPQTAPWPFEEVLRTGAPAEVPLGDALEVPPSGPWAEPPETAVVLPLTDRGADGPAGVVVLGVSPG encoded by the coding sequence ATGAGCGACGGAGGCGAGGCGGTGGGGACGGACTTCCTGGCGGGTGGGGGCGCGGCGGGCGAGCTGGTCAGGGGCACGGACTGGGCGCGGACCGCGCTCGGGCCCGCCGCGGACTGGCCGCAGAGCCTCCGGACGGCGGTCAGCCTCCTGATCAACTCGCGCTACCCGATGTTCGTGTTCTGGGGGCCGCAGGCGGTCCAGATCTACAACGACAGCTACGCGCCCATCCTCGGCGACCGGCACCCGTGGGCGATGGGGCGCCCCGCGCGGGAGATCTGGTCGGAGATCTGGGACACGATCGGGCCGATGGTCGAGCGCGTGGTCGAGCACGGCGACTCGACCTGGTCGGACGATCTGCTGCTGATCATGGAGCGGAACGGCTTCCCGGAGGAGACCTACTTCACCTTCTCCTACAGCCCCATCCGCGATGAGTCGGGGGGGATCGGCGGCGTCTTCTGCGCCTGCAGCGAGACGACCGAGAAGGTGCTCGGCGAGCGACGCCTGCACACGCTCCACGACCTCGCCACCGCCCCGGCGAACGCCCGCACCGTGCTCGACGCGTGCCGCCTCGCCGCGGAGGCGCTCGCCCACGACGACGCAGACATCCCCTTCTCGCTGATCTACCTGACGCACCCCGACGACGGCCTGCGGCTCGCGGCCTGGTCGGGCGTCGCGCCGGACCGCCCCTTCAGCCCGTCCGTCACCGATCCCCAGACGGCGCCGTGGCCCTTCGAGGAGGTGCTCCGCACGGGCGCCCCCGCCGAGGTCCCGCTCGGCGACGCGCTCGAGGTGCCGCCCTCGGGCCCGTGGGCGGAGCCGCCCGAGACCGCGGTGGTCTTGCCCCTGACCGACCGTGGCGCCGACGGCCCCGCGGGCGTGGTGGTCCTCGGCGTGAGCCCAGGCTGA
- a CDS encoding TSUP family transporter — protein MTTLVAALLGLAALLAAALSAMTGVGGGVLLLSGLLLVVPATAVVPLHGAVQTAAGLTRIAAFWRHVRWEIVGRFVLLLLPGSLVGILIVGWLASVSPTLLEVLLAVAILASLFAKRVPSPKSATSLRAFYLFGFCTGLLGVVVGSTGPLVSQALLLYDVKKEAHVATKAVVQTVGHALKIPLFGLALSFEFGPWAVPLALMIAGVFVGTWVGKHLLSKISERGFATATRALMILVALQILGGVLWGVVVPV, from the coding sequence ATGACCACCCTCGTCGCGGCCCTCCTCGGCCTCGCCGCGCTCCTCGCCGCCGCGCTGTCGGCGATGACGGGCGTGGGAGGCGGAGTGCTCCTCCTCTCGGGCCTCCTGCTCGTCGTCCCCGCCACCGCCGTCGTGCCCCTGCACGGCGCGGTGCAGACGGCGGCCGGGCTGACTCGCATCGCGGCCTTCTGGCGCCACGTGCGCTGGGAGATCGTGGGGCGCTTCGTGCTGCTGCTCCTGCCCGGCTCGCTCGTCGGCATCTTGATCGTGGGCTGGCTCGCCTCGGTGAGCCCGACCCTGCTCGAGGTGCTGCTCGCGGTGGCCATCCTCGCCAGCCTCTTCGCCAAGCGGGTCCCCTCGCCCAAGAGCGCCACGTCGCTCCGCGCCTTCTATCTCTTCGGGTTCTGCACCGGGCTGCTCGGCGTGGTCGTGGGCTCCACGGGGCCGTTGGTCTCGCAGGCCCTGCTCCTCTACGACGTGAAGAAGGAGGCCCACGTCGCCACCAAGGCGGTCGTGCAGACGGTGGGTCACGCGCTGAAGATCCCGCTCTTCGGGCTGGCGCTCTCCTTCGAGTTCGGGCCGTGGGCGGTGCCCCTGGCGCTGATGATCGCGGGCGTGTTCGTCGGCACGTGGGTCGGCAAGCACCTGCTGTCGAAGATCAGCGAGCGCGGCTTCGCCACCGCGACCCGCGCGCTGATGATCCTGGTGGCGCTCCAGATCCTCGGCGGCGTGCTGTGGGGCGTGGTCGTCCCGGTCTGA
- a CDS encoding DUF2252 family protein, with protein sequence MNPFHRQPANDSPDLIDEYRHPERGLHRFFRHTHAAMQRRFVDLAEVEAMPRAFLHGNPHLANYAKTTRGAAMVDFDRARFGPFGYDVSRFLVSVSCRRADESDGRLLHPAVLDSFRRGYLLGVSAPGLGWEEMRDLRKKQPKRWQQDLVRYLEKGRQWGGRLAQHAIDPRQPRLQALLESYLESRGELELASVYSIASAAEVPGSLGKLHTLLLLEPNRDDIDPRLVDVKEVYDEPDDAYFMNPFGHNGQRMVEAGELHAPGWEQNPGWATYEGVEYWVREIPTQNEKLKRRLTTVQQIDVCFAVASQLGRAHTLSMPLDAKAHLGCFEALYDHLIEVAAQLRAEVGAAHLSYLDRSRLKKKASRKQSPHSEAPPPVH encoded by the coding sequence ATGAACCCGTTTCACCGCCAGCCAGCCAACGATTCGCCTGACCTGATCGACGAATACCGTCACCCGGAGCGCGGGCTCCATCGCTTCTTTCGGCACACCCACGCGGCCATGCAGCGCCGCTTCGTGGATCTCGCCGAGGTCGAGGCGATGCCGCGGGCGTTCCTGCACGGCAATCCACACCTGGCCAACTACGCCAAGACCACCCGCGGCGCGGCCATGGTCGACTTCGACCGCGCGCGCTTCGGCCCGTTCGGCTACGACGTGTCCCGCTTCCTCGTGTCGGTCTCCTGCCGGCGCGCCGACGAGAGCGACGGCCGGCTCCTGCACCCCGCGGTGCTCGACTCGTTCCGGCGCGGCTACCTGCTCGGCGTGAGCGCCCCCGGCCTCGGCTGGGAGGAGATGCGCGACCTGCGCAAGAAGCAGCCGAAGCGCTGGCAGCAGGACCTCGTCCGCTACCTCGAGAAGGGTCGCCAGTGGGGCGGCCGGCTCGCGCAGCACGCCATCGATCCGCGGCAGCCGCGGCTCCAGGCGCTGCTCGAGAGCTACCTCGAGAGCCGCGGGGAGCTCGAGCTGGCCAGCGTCTACTCGATCGCCTCGGCGGCCGAGGTCCCGGGCTCGCTCGGCAAGCTGCACACCCTGCTCCTGCTCGAGCCGAACCGCGACGACATCGACCCGCGCCTCGTGGACGTCAAGGAGGTCTACGACGAGCCCGACGACGCGTACTTCATGAACCCCTTCGGGCACAACGGCCAGCGCATGGTCGAGGCGGGCGAGCTGCACGCGCCCGGCTGGGAGCAGAACCCCGGCTGGGCCACATACGAAGGCGTGGAGTACTGGGTCCGCGAGATCCCGACCCAGAACGAGAAGCTCAAGCGGCGCCTGACCACGGTGCAGCAGATCGACGTCTGCTTCGCGGTCGCCTCACAGCTCGGGCGCGCGCACACGCTCTCGATGCCGCTGGACGCCAAGGCGCACCTCGGCTGCTTCGAGGCCCTCTACGACCACCTCATCGAGGTGGCCGCGCAGCTGCGCGCGGAGGTCGGCGCCGCCCACCTCTCGTACCTCGATCGGTCGCGCCTCAAGAAGAAGGCCAGCCGCAAGCAGTCTCCGCACTCGGAGGCGCCGCCTCCGGTTCACTGA
- a CDS encoding protein kinase: MDSVGPYALLDRIGEGGMAEVWRARAPDGDEVAIKLLGRGRDASEAELARFEREIRVAESISHPHLIRVLDHGVDDALGPWLVMPLVRGMTLRDLFAGQRLSAESALVLLEPMVEALAALHAQGLVHRDVKPENLMLSPLGEVTLVDLGLALGEGDTRHTSEGEVTGSIPYMSPERIEGREIDPSADVWSFAVMLYELVAGQRPFARDRPAEEVAAILSGTFTPLSERDRRVAPELDFLIGAALGAEPWNRPRDAAAVLERMRPLVPGARDARKADRVSVLSDRRRFEARVAERAAAGLCDEAGALLQQGDGFGALRVLDRALAYVPDDPRVTELVERAGDGDALGPAAVPARPAVEAAPARPGRRRAVIGAAVAVALLGVGAASIVALQGDPGSEGAPAVAAAEPTANAPDDARDGGSNGDAGSEWAALDYHRIPDALLSNHDEADPAALRARPDEPLVTPSGLGHDPEETLARTTRELEDRPDDVSLQVERAMSQLALGRLEGVATLERLVRAHPEHAEAQTALGHVRLRQGRFEDAQARFDDAIEADPGSVGAHRHRGTLALRLGRTRDAYRDFERTLEIDPGNLFALAGMTEIYQRVGRVADAAPFLERISERSPLNAEAWASLSIALAASRDRADRERAIEVVERALSLEPDNANGLEHRCLLFSRLEQPGAIAACDVAIQALPDHTDLFTARSLAHSRQEMHPQAIADADRAVELAPGEARHYANRAIVRGRAGREAEAIADVRAACQLGHQRSCARLSSLRAAP, encoded by the coding sequence ATGGACTCCGTGGGCCCCTACGCGCTCCTCGATCGCATCGGCGAGGGCGGGATGGCAGAGGTCTGGCGCGCGCGGGCGCCGGACGGAGACGAGGTGGCCATCAAGCTGCTCGGGCGGGGTCGCGACGCCTCCGAGGCGGAGCTCGCCCGGTTCGAGCGGGAGATCCGCGTCGCCGAGTCGATCTCGCACCCGCACCTGATCCGCGTGCTCGACCACGGCGTCGACGACGCGCTGGGGCCCTGGCTCGTCATGCCCCTGGTGCGCGGCATGACGCTGCGGGATCTCTTCGCCGGCCAGCGCCTGTCGGCCGAGTCCGCCCTCGTCCTGCTCGAGCCGATGGTCGAGGCGCTGGCCGCGCTGCACGCGCAGGGGCTCGTGCACCGAGACGTCAAGCCCGAGAACCTCATGCTGAGCCCGCTCGGGGAGGTCACCCTGGTGGACCTCGGGCTGGCGCTGGGGGAGGGCGACACCCGCCACACGTCCGAGGGCGAGGTGACGGGCTCGATCCCCTACATGTCGCCGGAGCGCATCGAGGGCCGGGAGATCGATCCGAGCGCGGACGTGTGGTCCTTCGCGGTGATGCTCTACGAGCTGGTCGCGGGGCAGCGCCCGTTCGCGCGGGACCGCCCGGCGGAGGAGGTCGCGGCGATCCTCTCCGGCACGTTCACGCCGCTGTCCGAGCGCGACCGCCGCGTGGCGCCGGAGCTGGACTTCCTGATCGGCGCCGCGCTGGGCGCCGAGCCGTGGAACCGTCCACGCGACGCGGCCGCGGTGCTCGAGCGCATGCGTCCGCTCGTCCCGGGGGCGCGCGACGCGCGCAAGGCCGACCGGGTCTCGGTGCTGAGCGATCGGCGCCGCTTCGAGGCGCGCGTGGCCGAGCGGGCGGCGGCCGGGCTCTGCGACGAGGCGGGGGCGCTGCTCCAGCAGGGGGACGGCTTCGGCGCGCTCCGCGTGCTCGATCGCGCGCTCGCGTATGTGCCCGACGATCCGAGGGTGACCGAGCTGGTCGAGCGCGCGGGGGACGGCGACGCGCTCGGGCCCGCGGCCGTGCCCGCGCGGCCGGCGGTGGAGGCGGCGCCCGCCAGGCCGGGCCGACGCCGCGCGGTGATCGGCGCGGCCGTCGCGGTGGCGCTGCTCGGGGTCGGCGCCGCGTCGATCGTCGCGCTTCAGGGGGACCCCGGCTCCGAGGGCGCGCCGGCGGTCGCGGCGGCGGAGCCCACGGCGAACGCTCCGGACGACGCACGCGACGGCGGCTCGAACGGGGACGCAGGCTCGGAGTGGGCCGCCCTCGACTACCACCGCATCCCGGACGCGCTCCTGTCCAACCACGACGAGGCGGATCCCGCCGCCTTGCGCGCTCGACCGGACGAGCCGCTCGTCACGCCCAGCGGCCTCGGGCACGACCCCGAGGAGACCCTCGCGCGCACCACGCGAGAGCTCGAGGATCGACCCGACGACGTCTCGCTCCAGGTCGAGCGCGCGATGAGCCAGCTGGCGCTCGGGCGCCTCGAGGGTGTCGCCACGCTGGAGCGGCTCGTGCGCGCGCACCCGGAGCACGCGGAGGCGCAGACCGCGCTCGGTCACGTGCGCCTGCGCCAGGGGCGCTTCGAGGACGCCCAGGCGCGTTTCGACGACGCGATCGAGGCCGATCCCGGGAGCGTGGGCGCGCACCGTCACCGCGGCACCCTCGCGCTTCGCCTCGGGCGCACGCGAGACGCCTACCGGGACTTCGAGCGCACGCTGGAGATCGACCCCGGCAACCTCTTCGCGCTCGCGGGCATGACCGAGATCTACCAGCGCGTGGGGCGCGTGGCGGACGCCGCGCCCTTCCTCGAGCGCATCAGCGAGCGCTCTCCCCTCAACGCCGAGGCCTGGGCTTCGCTGTCGATCGCGCTGGCCGCGTCGCGTGATCGGGCGGACCGCGAGCGGGCCATCGAGGTGGTGGAGCGGGCGCTGTCGCTCGAGCCGGACAACGCCAACGGGCTCGAGCATCGGTGCCTGCTGTTCTCGCGGCTCGAGCAGCCCGGGGCCATCGCGGCCTGCGACGTCGCGATCCAGGCGCTGCCCGACCACACCGATCTCTTCACCGCCCGCTCGCTCGCCCACTCGCGGCAGGAGATGCACCCGCAGGCCATCGCGGACGCCGACCGCGCGGTGGAGCTCGCGCCGGGCGAGGCGCGCCACTACGCCAACCGCGCCATCGTGCGAGGCCGCGCCGGCCGGGAGGCCGAAGCCATCGCGGACGTGCGCGCCGCGTGTCAGCTCGGGCACCAGCGCTCGTGCGCGCGGCTCAGCTCGCTCCGCGCGGCGCCGTAG